The Lonchura striata isolate bLonStr1 chromosome 5, bLonStr1.mat, whole genome shotgun sequence genome window below encodes:
- the LOC110483126 gene encoding suppressor of cytokine signaling 1-like, protein MIRGRPDDLHNTHTTVSRLQRRHRSVLPSPAPPGLPDRFRMFRSCEWEVLERSLNILQASDFYWGPLSVGEAHAKLQREPVGTYLVRDSSQGNCLFSLSVRMPTGPVSLRISFQEGYFRLKNWFSDCVVRLLELVVAGTRNNPLHFDEMGGTPLIFSEPLCRSRRAVPTLRELCCRSLPASATTEDRARLEGSLGMCLREEVFSPLDERGGSEGSIGPSPSLSWARR, encoded by the coding sequence ATGATCAGAGGGAGGCCAGATGACCTGCACAACACACACACCACTGTTTCTCGTCTGCAAAGGCGGCATCGGAGCGTTCTCCCCAGCCCCGCGCCACCCGGCTTGCCCGATCGTTTCCGGATGTTTCGCAGCTGCGAGTGGGAAGTCCTGGAGCGATCCCTCAATATCCTCCAGGCCAGTGACTTCTACTGGGGCCCCTTGTCTGTGGGGGAGGCTCACGCCAAGCTCCAGCGAGAGCCTGTAGGCACCTACTTGGTGCGGGACAGCTCACAGGGGAACTGCTTGTTCAGCCTGAGCGTGCGGATGCCCACGGGGCCCGTCAGCCTTCGAATCTCTTTCCAGGAGGGCTATTTCCGCCTCAAGAACTGGTTTTCAGACTGTGTGGTCcggctgctggagctggtggTGGCAGGGACCCGGAACAACCCCTTGCACTTTGATGAGATGGGTGGAACTCCCCTGATCTTCTCTGAGCCCTTGtgccggagccgccgggcagtGCCCACGCTGCGGGAATTGTGCTGCCGGAGCCTCCCTGCCAGTGCCACGACAGAAGACAGAGCAAGGCTGGAGGGCTCCTTGGGAATGTGTCTGAGGGAAGAGGTGTTCTCGCCCCTGGATGAAAGGGGAGGGTCAGAGGGGAGCATTggccccagcccctctctgtcCTGGGCTAGGAGATGA